DNA sequence from the Tissierella sp. MB52-C2 genome:
ATTTTGCAGATGGACTTCATGGAGATTTAAAACAAACTCAAAGAGATACAGTAATGAATAAATTTAGAAAAGGAACCATAGATATTTTAGTGGCTACAGATGTGGCTGCAAGAGGTATAGATGTAGATGACATAGATTTAGTTATCAACTATGATATGCCACAGGATGAAGAATACTATGTTCATAGAATAGGAAGAACAGCTAGAGCAGGTAGAGAAGGAAAGGCTTTTAGTTTTGTAGCTGGAAGAGATATTTACAAACTAAGAGATATTCAGAGATATACTAAGACTAAAATAGCTAGAAAAGATTTACCAACATTGAAAGATATACAAGAGAACTATACATCTATTATGTTGGAGAAAATAAAGGAACAGATAGACAATGAAGATTTAGGTAAATATGAAAAAATCATAGAAACTTTACTTGAGGAAGATTATACTTCCTTTGATATTGCAGCGGCATTACTAAAGTCATATATGTCTAATAATAAATTAGAAGGTCATGAAGAATTGGATATGGTAGATTTTAGCAGTAAGCCTAAATCTAAAGGAAAGGGTTCTGGTTCTTCTTCTATGGTAAGAATGCATATAAATATTGGAAAGAGAAAAGGTGTAAGTCCAAGACATATCTTATCAGCATTACTAGAAGTAACTGGGCTTCCTAAGAAATCAGTGGGAGATATAGATGTATATGATAAATTTACATTTATAGAAGTGCCAAGAGAATATGAAGACGAAGTATTAGATGGATTAAATGGTTCAAGGATAAAAGGAACAAGAGTAAAAGCTGAAATAGCAAATCCAAAAAGAAAATAAAATATATAGGGTTCCATTAATGGAACCCTATATATTTTGTGCTTTTTTCTTTAATACATCCCGTAATCCTTTTTCTGTCTTATTTAAAATTCGCTGTATATTTGGTATATGAAGATAAATCCCTATAAATAAAATAATCAAAGATATAATTATAGAATTTAGACCCATATTAAGATATATAGCTGATAATACAAGAAGGATATTTAAACCTAAAGTACCTAAGGCTATATAGTTTGCCAAAATTGTTATAATTAAAATAACAAAAAAACCTAATATTCCTAGTTTATAATTTAATCCTATTAAGATTCCCAAGAGAGATGCAGCACCTTTTCCTCCTTTGAAATTCATAAAGAAAGGAAAATCATGTCCTAATATAACAAATAATCCATTTAAATAGAGAAAAAAACTATTTTCTTCTATAAAGGAAATTTTAAATAAATATTTTATAATAAAAATAGAAATAATTGCTTTTAATATATCTAGAATGCCAACTAAGACACCCCATTTCCAACCTAGAGAAATCACTGTATTAGATGCTCCCGCATTACCTGCACCAAGAGTTCTAATATCTACATTTAAAAATGTTTTACTCAATATATAAGACCACTGTAAACATCCAAATAAATATCCTATAATTATAGCAATAAGATAGGATTTCAAAATATCACCTCCTATTATATTTAGATTATACCATATAAAGAATATTTATTATATATCCTATAATTGTTTAAATTAATTGTCGAATATATTATAATAATGTTTATAATGGGTAATTACATAATGTGGAATAGATGTAAAAAA
Encoded proteins:
- a CDS encoding DEAD/DEAH box helicase, coding for MEKLRFEEINLSEEIQRGIRDMGFEEMSPIQSQAIPIVLAGNDIIGQAQTGTGKTAAFGIPIIERCNPNEKYVQALVLCPTRELSIQVAEEIGKLAKHKKGITVVPIYGGQPIDRQIRALKKGVNIVIGTPGRVIDHIKRKTLKVDNVNMMVLDEADEMFDMGFRDDIALVMNELGEDRQTIFFSATMPPEIMKFAGQYQTNPEIIKVVHKELTVPKVEQAYFELKQHMKTEILSRLIDMYNPKLTIVFCNTKKKVDELIEELQSRGYFADGLHGDLKQTQRDTVMNKFRKGTIDILVATDVAARGIDVDDIDLVINYDMPQDEEYYVHRIGRTARAGREGKAFSFVAGRDIYKLRDIQRYTKTKIARKDLPTLKDIQENYTSIMLEKIKEQIDNEDLGKYEKIIETLLEEDYTSFDIAAALLKSYMSNNKLEGHEELDMVDFSSKPKSKGKGSGSSSMVRMHINIGKRKGVSPRHILSALLEVTGLPKKSVGDIDVYDKFTFIEVPREYEDEVLDGLNGSRIKGTRVKAEIANPKRK
- a CDS encoding glycerol-3-phosphate acyltransferase yields the protein MKSYLIAIIIGYLFGCLQWSYILSKTFLNVDIRTLGAGNAGASNTVISLGWKWGVLVGILDILKAIISIFIIKYLFKISFIEENSFFLYLNGLFVILGHDFPFFMNFKGGKGAASLLGILIGLNYKLGILGFFVILIITILANYIALGTLGLNILLVLSAIYLNMGLNSIIISLIILFIGIYLHIPNIQRILNKTEKGLRDVLKKKAQNI